Part of the Vigna angularis cultivar LongXiaoDou No.4 chromosome 1, ASM1680809v1, whole genome shotgun sequence genome, atttgttaattttatgttttgacGGTGAACTGTAGGATATAGACATGaggcaaaaaataaataaaattgcatTACCTACCCAACCAAGCGATGGAGAGAAAAATGTAGGTATAACAGGTGATATGTGGTGATAGGAAGAGACAGAGTTCATGGGATATTTGATATATAGTAATGTCTAGAGAATTAACCTACTTTTGGTTACGCTTTAATAGAGATTATacttcttttaaattaatttatatacacacatttaCTGAATTATTTAAGGTGATTCGGAATTATgcttatcttttcatttttgaaataacaatttatattttattttttatatgaaatgaatgtaaaatttatgtcttaaatttattcatattagGTAATACATATTGTTCTGGTACCatgtttattcaaatatgtattaaataatattttataaaaaattgtattattaagaatttaatgtaaaaagaagacataatttttctcttcaataCCGAATAACAATtaagaaaactataattttattaattccaaaataaagtaaaaatagaataaaataattttataatttaaaataagaatttatataaagctaaaaatagatataaagatatttatttttttgttcatttttaatttaaaaaatttaaaaatatttatgttactATAGACATATTAGATACATGTTTGACTAATCTAAATATTACAAGTcagaaactaaatttaataatattcatgGATACTTTATTTGTCTTATCTAGGTATACAATTATTGAGTTGGGatgcaaaaataatatttttactgcTGCTGCTACTGGTGTTTCACTTATGTAGTTTTcagtattttttgttttttacaaggaaaattaaataagaaatgtCAAATCCTAAAATTAACTGTGACAAAATGATCTTTTTTTGACTTTTTACATGTTGGTACCTATCGACTAATGTTGATGGTACACTTGGATTGCCACTAGTTGAGTAACTGATCAAtacaattattaattaataaaaacattgttttattataaaattctctaattcctaaaattaaataaaactcaaataaGTCTTTGAAATTTTTAAGGTTTCATTAAGCCTTCAAagttaatcaattattttttcatgttaTCGCTAACCATATGTTATAATTTAAGTTTACCCTACAGTAAAAAAGAAGTTAATTTCAAAGGTTTAAATGAAACTCTAGATAATTTCAGGGACtaatttgagtttttctttGTTCAAGGGAATATGAAAGTGAGATGCAATTTTAAGAACTAAATTGACCTTTTCTCGTTCTATTCCTATTCAATCATCTCTACAAACAAAAGTATGGAAAGAGGATTGCATTGCCTTCTTTTCTCGCTCGATACGTTTCTCAAATATTTGTCTTCATGACTGCAAGCGCATGTTTGGAGCTGAAATGCCTGTCTGTGACAACTGACGATGAGCTTTGTGATTGTTATCTCTAGTCAAGTTGACACTTCTGAATAtcaattttgaaacttttttggCAGGTTATCTTTCTTGCACTGGATGCTCATGTGAAAAATGTCGTTTGTACATATTCGCTTGAACATAACAGCACCTCGGAGCTTTTTGGATCTGTTTTCCACTTCTTGGAAGAGCTGATGGTTCCTAAAGAGAATATTTCGAAGCTGTTCCAAGAACTTGTGTACTGTATTGGTATCTTGCAAAGCTACATCTACAAACATATgctgaaagaagaaaaacaggTGGCTGTTTGctattttttgtgatttatgAAAATATACTCTAGTTACATGAAATGTTCTTCCGTCATTTTTTACTGACAGAAAGGCATTTATTTCGTTAATTTGTTTcgcttttgttttgtttaattcCCATTAATCTGAACCTATTGTGAAAGATACTTGCTTCATTAAGTGTAGTTTAAACACGTTCCATTAATTTGTTGACATCAACACTGGATTATTgcatataatacaattttttgtAATATACTTCCTCTGATTCTTAATGTAagacatttttaatataaacacaCTATCAATGAAAAGAATTAATTtagttcaatttttaatatttcgAATTAGCTTTTGTTATTAATCTAATAAACTTTTATTACTATTGATTTATACAAAACACAAATACTTATAATATTTGATAGGagtaaatgagaaaaataatataaaatcgtatataaattatagaaTGGTTTCTAAAAGGGATCAATAGTTTCTTCTAAAATATGTCTTGTAAGAATTGGAGGAAATATTTGACTTTTTGCTTCCATTTTTCTTATGGGATACAGACCATGATGTTGAAAGCAACTATACTGGGAAATTAGCGCTATCTTGTAATGAGTAGGTCGGCACTTTTATCTTGTTAAAAAAGATCAAACTGCCCCAAAGCCCTTTACTGCATTATTGCGAAAGCTAACTTCTCTTTGTTGTGAAAGCTAAACTCAAACCcttgtgtgtttttttatgatgacaacaacaTATGTTTCAATATGTTACTtgcacaacaacaaaaatgttttaatatgcAAACCTGCGattatatgtttgtttgtgCTTGAACTATTTGTTTTTGCATACATGACTACTCTTTTTAAGTTGTTATTGGTAGATTTTATGGTGATATAGTgtattttattagaaataagGAGCTTTTGGGAGAAACACTATACATTACTCCTAATTAACTTGTGTAGTAAATGTTTAAGTACAGAGGCGAATAAAGGACTGACCACGCAGCTAATTATTTTTCGTAATTATAACTGACTAATTATAGCATTGCTGTATAAGAAAACAAATCTATATTAATATGCTAACTAGTCTTGATGAGTATTATGACATTCTCTTAACTTGGAGCTTACTCAGGTCACAGATTGTTATGAATAGATTCACTTGAAGAAAACAACTAACAATATATGGTAAAATGCAAAAAAGCGTGCTTTCAACTTTAGGTATGTACACTTTATCAAGTGGTCAAACCGTCCATCTTTATCACTGAAGACCTCTTAATTGAGTGATCGAGTTAAGATCTATTTTCGCTGACATTTGAAAAGGACGAGAACTCATTCTTTCTTTATTGAATGTGCAAGACAAAACCTATGTTCAACAGACGTTAATCCGACCAATGAAAGTGTTCACGTTGGTGTCAATTATGACTAGCTATTTGGCTTGGTACACCTTTATCTTAGATGCATGgttaaaatttagttttgcAGCAATTAATTTCTTGTTCATATGCTTTGTCAATTTCAACTATCTGCATCACTACGTTCATTCTAGGATAAGAAAATGTATGATGGGGAAAAACAAGACAAACAAGCAATACTAAATTACATTTTGTGgcgtattttaaattatgaccGTATTATctaatgtgtgtgtgtgtgtgtatatttACGTGAGCAAGTATATAGACAGTCTGGAATTCTGAAACTCGTATTATCAATTTTGTGCACTACCGCTACTGCAGGTTTTTCCCCTGTTGATGGAGAAATTATCAACTGAAGAACAGGCCTCTCTTGTGTGGCAATTCATATGTAGTGTTCCTATAATGTTGCTGGAGGAAGTTTTGCCATGGATGGTATCCTTCCTTTCTGCAAGTAAGCAATCAGAAGTTACCCAGTGTTTAAATGAAATCGCTCCAATGGAAAAAGCCCTGCAAGAGGTAGGCCACACAGTTCAGTaattcatgtatttgaataaacttcctttttatactaatttagaTACCATTATGAAGGTTTTGGTTTCTTGGCTTAGAAGCAACAAACAAACCTTTACTGAGACCTGTTTTCAGAGTGGAGAATTTCAAGGTGTTGAGGGTTTCCTACATATAGAAAGATCACTAGAGCTGAGTTCTATTAGGAAAAGCGAAGAAACTTCAAGTATGACGGAAGTTAATGGCCGAGAAATAGAAGATGGGGCCAACCAGGTTAACGTCCTTCATTTTTGGCATAATGCCATCAAGAAAGATTTGAAAGAAATTCTGAAAGAACTTTACCTACTAAGAAAATCCAGCTGTTTTCAGAATTTAGACTCAGTACTTATCCAGCTAAAGTTCTTTGCCGATGTCCTCATCTTCTACAGGTAGTGCTtctgacaatttttttttttggcgtGACTGGAATCTGACtaatttgttttatgttatttactAAAGTTCCTGTAGGTCTATTCTTCTCTGCTATCTAAAATGCTTATTATTGTAGTTCTCAATCGTCTAATTACTTGATGTAATTCAATTATTACAGCAATGCTCAGAAAAAATTCTTTAATCCTGTACTGAGTAAATATGCTTATGGCTGGTTGTCCAAGTCTATTGAACAATTTCTGAGTGAAAGTAACATTGAAGATATACAACAGTTGCTATTCTATAACTCAGAAAGTGGAATACCTTTGACCAAGTTCGTAGAGAAGCTTTGCCGAAAACTTGAATCATTTGTGTCAGGAGTCAACAAACAATTTGCTTTTCAAGAAAATGAGgtataatatttaaatcacTAATTTCTTTACCTGGGAAGGCAGGGAATGAAATTAGTAATATGGAAATTGTGCTTGGCCCTTCAGTTTAACCTCACACGcagaatttttataaaatatccaAATGTGCTTTGGAACTATTCTAAACTGGAATAgtgttatcattttttttattaagatagCAAGTAGAGTACCTAACCTATCCACttaataaaaaacattgatGTAATGTTCTCATCCATGAAAATTTTCTTACTCTCAGAGAATAGAACAAATCTCTAtttgttttagaaaatcaatttatagactttcatattttttcaacaaattGAGTTTCCTACCCGAGAGGGATGCTACATGCTAACATATAAAAGAGTTACCAATTTGGAACCCTTATGTTTTTTATCAGGTGTTTCCCATATTTAGAAAGAACTGCAGAAATGGAATGCAAGAGAGACTTCTAAGCTTGAGCCTACATATGATGCCTCTGGGGTTGCTCAAATGTGTTATAACTTGGTTTTCAGTTCGATTGTCTGAAAAAGAGTCCAGGTCCATTCTCTATTGCATAAAGAAAGGAAACAATTCTGTCTGTAAAGCTTTTTCATCATTGTTACATGAGTGGTTCCGCATTGGTTATTCAGGTAAAACCTCTATTGAAAAATTCAGACTAGACTTGCAAACCATGTTCAAAAGAAGATGCTTTAAGTCACCTGAACAAATTAAGGAAGCTCATggattttctttcttaaattcTGAGAAGCAGCTTTATAAAATCTCTGACCAGAATTCTTTGTCCTGTTCCTCCTCGTCTGGATCCAGTAATGTAAACAAGCATGAGATACCATATTCTATAGGAATTAATCTGCACATATTTTTTCCTGCCACAGTTGGGAAGTTATATCAGTATCCTGCATTACATGCAGCAGAACTATCTTCTATTTCCTTTCTTGATGATCCGAAACCAATTGAcctaatatttttctttcacaaaGCTATCAAGAAAGATTTGGAGTTCCTAGTTCTTGGCTCAGCCCAGCTAGAAAAAAATGGTAAGTTGCTTATGGATTTCCAAAAACGATTCCATCtcatatattttcttcatcaaatCCACAGTGATGCTGAGGATGAGATAGTTTTTCCAGCCTTGGAGGCAAGaggaaaactaaaaaacattaGCCATGCCTACACTTTTGATCACAAACATGAAATTGAACACTTCAATAAAATATCTCACATCCTTGATAAGATGTCTAGATTACATCTTTCAGTTTCTACAACTGATTCAAATGTAAAGGAGGCGGGACTGATGAGGTATCAGCATTTATGCAGGAAGCTGCAAGAAATGTGCAAATCAATGCATACATCGCTTTCCAATCATATAAACCGTGAGGAAATAGAAATTTGGCCTATAATTAGAAAATTCTTCACAAATCAGGAGCAAGGGAAGATCATGGGATGCATGCTTGGAAGAATAAGAGCAGAAATATTACAAGATATGATACCTTGGCTAATGGCATCTTTGACACAGGAAGAACAACACGTTTCAATGTTCTTATGGTCCATGGCTACTAAAAATACAATGTTTGGTGAATGGTTAGGTGAATGGTGGGATGGGTACAGTTTAGCTAAGGTAACGGAGGGCTCAAACGATGCCCCTCCTCAGCCTGTTGAGCCAATGGAGATCATATCCAAATATTTATCTGAAGAAATTCTAAATGAATTGCAAGAAGAATCATCTGCCAACAAGAGCATAAATTTTTTGGAGAAGGATCGTGTTGGTGATAATGTTGAGCTGTCTAACTGCAACCACAATGATAATGTTAAGGTTCATAATgcagaaaaaaaagataatcaATGTTCAAAAAGCACAAATCAATTTCATGATCACGACAAACATGCTTGCAATGAGGTAGCAGACTTCATAAATCCGGTAGTCAATGTAGGTAAGTCGTCTAAGCTTTGTGACGAATCTGGGCGTTATGACCGACTTTTGAAATTGAGCCAAGATGATCTGGAGACTGTGATAAGAAGGGTGTCTCGTGACTCTTGCTTAGATCCTCAGAAAAAGTCGTACATAATACAGAACCTACTGATGAGGTTGGTTTTATTGGTTATTTTCTGGTGTTCTTTTTTTAGATGTCAGTTAAAAATCCATTCACATGCCTTCACCTAACATCTGAAGCTTATGGGAGAGTTGGTAAATGACATGGTATTAGATCCTTTATAACCAACTTAAGCTTTTGAAAGAGTTGGGAAACTACAGTTTCATCTTCAATTTTAGCGTAACAATTTATCAGTACCCGGTTGGTTTCATTTGTCAGTTTTACTGCTGAATGATCCTTTagacaattttttcaaattttaaaataagctAATTCTAACATTCAGTAATGACAAAGTTATGCAATTTAGCGTGATTTTCCTTACCATTAATATTTGGAATAGAGTAAACCTACCGTAGTCCTTGTGAATCAAATGATGCCTTGGATAGTTGATTGAATGCCTGTGAATTAGAAATGAGATACTGTAACACCAGTATAGAATATTGATATAGATTTGGCACCTACACATTTCTTAGCAGCCGGGATTCTACTGCGTAAATGAATATATTGAAATGTGATATGGGGAGCTAAATTGCAGCTTTCAGTAATTTATTTCACGCAACAGATCCGCTCGTGTGGAGTTTAACTTTACTTTCCACATAATTTCAGCCGTTGGATTATTAGCCAGCAGATCTCTTCTACAGAAGTCAGTATAAAAAATGATGAACCGGAATTTCCTGGGAAGCATCCATCGTACAGGGATCCTCTCAAACTAATCTACGGATGTAAACACTACAAGAGGAATTGTAAGCTTTTTGCTCCATGTTGCAACCAACTTCATACCTGCATACATTGTCATAACGACGAATCAGATCATTCAATTGATAGGTAAAATTATTGTGTTCAATTGatgttttaattatgtttaaaaaaattaaatgtttaattttttgaacTGATAACTTCTATTTTGATCATTGGCCAATTGcctaaatatatatagaaaatctATTACAAAGATGATGTGTATGAAGTGCTTGATGATTCAACCAATCGGTGCCACATGCTCAACAATTTCTTGCAATTTATCGATGGCAAAATATTACTGCAGAATCTGCAAATTATTTGATGATGAAAGGTAGTAGTAGCTTTGTTGGTCTTTTTCTATACTTTACCTTAAtagaaaatttcatatttttgtcaCTTTAATTCATTGGCGGGTTCTATGAAATTACCCATACTATAGAACATTCAATAGTTTTTGAGATTTGTGTGTCCGCGATTGCACACTAATCTCTTATTTTATGGTATAAATCCCACTAGTTAAAGAGATAATCGGAGTCTAGGAAGGagctaataaataattaattgacaTCAGCAACTTAACGTAAAAACTGTTGATCAAAGGCCAAATATAACTACGTTATTGATTGGCGACTTTGTGTaactatataaacaattttgattttcattgatagtatttaaattatatgCTATCAGCTAGCAAATATGTGAATgcctatttttaaaatttgggtTTTGAACTTAATTAAACCTCAATAAATAGGTTTGTAAGGTGAGAACTATCAAACTTAAAAATAGACTGAACtatatatagatttataataAACTCTATTACAATTTTAGAATATAAGTTTAGATTTTAactcaaagaaagaaaagactTGTATAATAAGGACTGTCCAAACTTTGAAAGATTACATTggttatatttatagtaaatgtTGAATGTCCACTCAGAGCTCATGTATTGATGGCTGCACTGTATGACGACCTTCCTTTTCTCTTTAGTCCGAAAACAGAGTGCAGTGATTTCTTTCACTCGAGGACACCACAGCACTAAAACCTGTCTCTACATGAAATAGATCAATCTTGATCCATAAGTTTGTAGAATGCTAGCCATactctcttcatctttttttatctaaaagACAAGAATGCTCTTGTATTTGCAGTAGTTGTTGATTTTGTCTACATAGTTACTAGTTTGCCCAGAAAGGTGTTATTGTAGTTGCTAGTGTTAGTGTGCAATACATGATATCATTTTTCAAATGTGTGATATTTTGAATGTTGGAAAGTGATTATTTCCTCGATATAATTGGATCCTAATCGGAAGTGGAAAAATTATTCCcattataattaattaccaGAAACAACAAAGGTCGACCCGAGTGTGTTTACATTTCTATGCTAAACTTCTCAATTTTTGTTACTGCttctttaacaatttattttagcTATTGCTAATGAAAACCTCTTTTGAAATGGTCAACAGGGAAATCTACCATTGTCCTTACTGTAACCTGTGCCGAGTTGGAAAGGGTTTGGGTGTAGACTACTTTCACTGTATGAATTGCAATGCTTGTATGTCCCGTTCTCTTATGGCGCATACATGCAGGGAGAAACATTTAGAGGACAACTGTCCAATTTGTCATGAATATATTTTCACATCCTGCTCTCCTGTAAAAGCCCTCCCATGTGGTCATGTGATGCACTCAACATGTTTTCAGGTACTtccttgtattttttttccctCAAAAACATCCAACAAGTACAGAAACAACTTTAGTAGCATTTGTGACGGTACTTTCAGGAATATACAAGCTTTAATTATATCTGCCCCATATGTAGCAAGTCACTTGGAGACATGCAGGTTAGTTATTATTCAATGTTATCACGTATCATATAATAGGATATATGTTGATCATATTGTTGAAAACTCGTTtgccattgaatttcacataCTAACACGCACTGGAGAGAGTGAATTCATAAAATCCATATGAAGATACATTTTTCATATTGTTGGAAACACAGGTATATTTTAGGATGTTAGATGCGTTATTGGCTGAAGAGAGTATTTCCGATGAGATGTCAGGTCAAACTCAGGTTTGTGAGCTATTTTTGTTACTTATTGTGTGGTTTTTTCAAATGCATACTTTGATGGATCCTATAAAGCTGCAGGCTATATTATGTAATGACTGTGAAAAGAAAGGATCAACTCCCTTCCACTGGCTCTACCACAAATGCCCTAGCTGTGGTTCCTACAACACCAGAGTTCTATGATTCCTCTCCATCAAGACCTGTTTTTAAACAATAGATTGTAAAACATTTAATCTTTATCTGCATTGCTTGTGCCTAAATAATCATCCCATGTTGTCCAGCACATTTAAATTATCTCTCTTTGCAAAACGCTAGAATAATCATTGCATCTTTAGTTTGAAAAACACGAAATGTCATGACCGACAACTTTCTACAAGTAGACATTCGTTGTTCActctttttcttatatatatatatatatatatatatatatatatatatatatatatatatatatatattaactttaaattaatttattatcttattgatttcatttttcaacaattatttgcataaattattaatagattgcttttaattttttcaatgtgtatataattataatagtaattttGCGAGTCTAGCATGAAATTGGTTAAATCTCTCTGCAGACTTGATCTTTTCTTCAATGCTTAAACTCGTTATTTCCTAAACCCAATATCATCCTTAAATGtcacaaaataaaatgtgataaaGTAACATTGATTACAGTAAAAAAacattgattattatataatataattgacttaaatatatttttattacttatcAATATAAATTTGTCCCTCAAGATATTGATATAagataagaattaaaatattataaacttaacTGAAAAATGAactttgattatttttcataaagaCTAATAAATAAAGtggaaacaacaacaaactattctttttatttagggAATATTTTAGCATGCAGAGCATGTCAATTGCTTCTTTTTTTGCCTAATCTTGAAATAAAGTAATAGAAAGTAAAATGAACTCTCGTTATGCTTTTATAAAGTACCTGACCACTTCATACACACAGCTATGCAATTTGTTTGTATTTACAATCTACCAgctaaaagtaaacaaaaataataataaaatgataatataaaattattgaaaagttTGCATGAGAAGAAGAATACTCGGATTTGTAAATTTATAACTtcgttgttttatttttctaaattcctCAAACAAATATGATTTGCTCAACTTCATATCTAGAGTTGTTTGATATCTTCTGTCGAATTTGATTAAAATGCTTCATATGGAACAAATGCCTCTAAATAAAAACGTGTTTATCAAATGAAGACTTCTATACATATGTTAAGTATTATTTTCTagtaatataattgaaaatagaCACCTCATAAGATACTTGATGAGAGAAAAGTAAAGAAACATTCCCAGTACTTTCAGGACTTTAACTAAATGTAATACTACCATACTTGAAAACTTAACTCTAAAAAGGTTTAGCAACTAAGAACTGAAGAATTCTTTAGCACAAAGATTGATGAAATATCTAGTTTGGATTGTATTATTTGGCTTTGCATATAACCAATGCAATGGAAAGTATCTACATCTACAGAGAATGTTGTAAACTCTATGAAAAAAATCTATCAAAAGCTTACCAAGAATAAAAGAATCCAAAAAGGAAACCTAGTATATCTTTTCATTTGATGTGGGAGAGGGAACGTATTGCTCATTAGTTGACACTGGTAAGGCTAAAGCAGGCAGCAGCACTCTTCAATTCATTCTCAGAAACATCCTCTGTGCACTTTCTTATGTCTTTCAGTGATTCCTCTGAACTGCAGGCACAGATATACAAATACTGTATCAAATAAGAACATCTCATCTCACTTCAAGTTCATCATAACTACTTAAATTTCTACTACGCATTCCTTTTATGCAATTTCTGCATTGACTCTCAGCTTCCTTATTCAATAAGAAAGAAGCCTAGCTGATTGTTTTGCTAACTAATTGAAggtaaactaaaataaaattgttccaTTTCGATATTTTAGAGATGTATACTTGCATTTTTATCTACGGTTTTTTCTTTCtgattataaaaatgttacatTGTTTTGAATCAGTTCCGATTATTTGGtttttattccttaatttcTTACATTGATATGGTGATAACTGTTTGAGAGGCCCTCAAATAAGCTATAGTCTACATATAAACTGCCTGAAACCGAAGGATTACTCTGATCTAAGATAAACACTCAacgaaagtaaaaaaataaaatgtagactgtaaatcaaattaaaacctTATTAAACGACGAAACTATGTTTTAGCTTTAAGAACATGTAAAAG contains:
- the LOC108319200 gene encoding zinc finger protein BRUTUS-like At1g18910 isoform X4, whose protein sequence is MDDGDPSLSDKEEENDEEDVADILLRIPIVDAPILVFVCFHKAFRSELDHLRLLAETASLENEPRRCHQLILLLQRRFQFLKLAHKYHCAAEDEVIFLALDAHVKNVVCTYSLEHNSTSELFGSVFHFLEELMVPKENISKLFQELVYCIGILQSYIYKHMLKEEKQVFPLLMEKLSTEEQASLVWQFICSVPIMLLEEVLPWMVSFLSASKQSEVTQCLNEIAPMEKALQEVLVSWLRSNKQTFTETCFQSGEFQGVEGFLHIERSLELSSIRKSEETSSMTEVNGREIEDGANQVNVLHFWHNAIKKDLKEILKELYLLRKSSCFQNLDSVLIQLKFFADVLIFYSNAQKKFFNPVLSKYAYGWLSKSIEQFLSESNIEDIQQLLFYNSESGIPLTKFVEKLCRKLESFVSGVNKQFAFQENEVFPIFRKNCRNGMQERLLSLSLHMMPLGLLKCVITWFSVRLSEKESRSILYCIKKGNNSVCKAFSSLLHEWFRIGYSGKTSIEKFRLDLQTMFKRRCFKSPEQIKEAHGFSFLNSEKQLYKISDQNSLSCSSSSGSSNVNKHEIPYSIGINLHIFFPATVGKLYQYPALHAAELSSISFLDDPKPIDLIFFFHKAIKKDLEFLVLGSAQLEKNGKLLMDFQKRFHLIYFLHQIHSDAEDEIVFPALEARGKLKNISHAYTFDHKHEIEHFNKISHILDKMSRLHLSVSTTDSNVKEAGLMRYQHLCRKLQEMCKSMHTSLSNHINREEIEIWPIIRKFFTNQEQGKIMGCMLGRIRAEILQDMIPWLMASLTQEEQHVSMFLWSMATKNTMFGEWLGEWWDGYSLAKVTEGSNDAPPQPVEPMEIISKYLSEEILNELQEESSANKSINFLEKDRVGDNVELSNCNHNDNVKVHNAEKKDNQCSKSTNQFHDHDKHACNEVADFINPVVNVGKSSKLCDESGRYDRLLKLSQDDLETVIRRVSRDSCLDPQKKSYIIQNLLMSRWIISQQISSTEVSIKNDEPEFPGKHPSYRDPLKLIYGCKHYKRNCKLFAPCCNQLHTCIHCHNDESDHSIDREIYHCPYCNLCRVGKGLGVDYFHCMNCNACMSRSLMAHTCREKHLEDNCPICHEYIFTSCSPVKALPCGHVMHSTCFQEYTSFNYICPICSKSLGDMQVYFRMLDALLAEESISDEMSGQTQLQAILCNDCEKKGSTPFHWLYHKCPSCGSYNTRVL
- the LOC108319200 gene encoding zinc finger protein BRUTUS-like At1g18910 isoform X1, with amino-acid sequence MDDGDPSLSDKEEENDEEDVADILLRIPIVDAPILVFVCFHKAFRSELDHLRLLAETASLENEPRRCHQLILLLQRRFQFLKLAHKYHCAAEDEVIFLALDAHVKNVVCTYSLEHNSTSELFGSVFHFLEELMVPKENISKLFQELVYCIGILQSYIYKHMLKEEKQVFPLLMEKLSTEEQASLVWQFICSVPIMLLEEVLPWMVSFLSASKQSEVTQCLNEIAPMEKALQEVLVSWLRSNKQTFTETCFQSGEFQGVEGFLHIERSLELSSIRKSEETSSMTEVNGREIEDGANQVNVLHFWHNAIKKDLKEILKELYLLRKSSCFQNLDSVLIQLKFFADVLIFYSNAQKKFFNPVLSKYAYGWLSKSIEQFLSESNIEDIQQLLFYNSESGIPLTKFVEKLCRKLESFVSGVNKQFAFQENEVFPIFRKNCRNGMQERLLSLSLHMMPLGLLKCVITWFSVRLSEKESRSILYCIKKGNNSVCKAFSSLLHEWFRIGYSGKTSIEKFRLDLQTMFKRRCFKSPEQIKEAHGFSFLNSEKQLYKISDQNSLSCSSSSGSSNVNKHEIPYSIGINLHIFFPATVGKLYQYPALHAAELSSISFLDDPKPIDLIFFFHKAIKKDLEFLVLGSAQLEKNGKLLMDFQKRFHLIYFLHQIHSDAEDEIVFPALEARGKLKNISHAYTFDHKHEIEHFNKISHILDKMSRLHLSVSTTDSNVKEAGLMRYQHLCRKLQEMCKSMHTSLSNHINREEIEIWPIIRKFFTNQEQGKIMGCMLGRIRAEILQDMIPWLMASLTQEEQHVSMFLWSMATKNTMFGEWLGEWWDGYSLAKVTEGSNDAPPQPVEPMEIISKYLSEEILNELQEESSANKSINFLEKDRVGDNVELSNCNHNDNVKVHNAEKKDNQCSKSTNQFHDHDKHACNEVADFINPVVNVGKSSKLCDESGRYDRLLKLSQDDLETVIRRVSRDSCLDPQKKSYIIQNLLMSRWIISQQISSTEVSIKNDEPEFPGKHPSYRDPLKLIYGCKHYKRNCKLFAPCCNQLHTCIHCHNDESDHSIDRKSITKMMCMKCLMIQPIGATCSTISCNLSMAKYYCRICKLFDDEREIYHCPYCNLCRVGKGLGVDYFHCMNCNACMSRSLMAHTCREKHLEDNCPICHEYIFTSCSPVKALPCGHVMHSTCFQEYTSFNYICPICSKSLGDMQVYFRMLDALLAEESISDEMSGQTQLQAILCNDCEKKGSTPFHWLYHKCPSCGSYNTRVL
- the LOC108319200 gene encoding zinc finger protein BRUTUS-like At1g18910 isoform X3; protein product: MDDGDPSLSDKEEENDEEDVADILLRIPIVDAPILVFVCFHKAFRSELDHLRLLAETASLENEPRRCHQLILLLQRRFQFLKLAHKYHCAAEDEVIFLALDAHVKNVVCTYSLEHNSTSELFGSVFHFLEELMVPKENISKLFQELVYCIGILQSYIYKHMLKEEKQVFPLLMEKLSTEEQASLVWQFICSVPIMLLEEVLPWMVSFLSASKQSEVTQCLNEIAPMEKALQESGEFQGVEGFLHIERSLELSSIRKSEETSSMTEVNGREIEDGANQVNVLHFWHNAIKKDLKEILKELYLLRKSSCFQNLDSVLIQLKFFADVLIFYSNAQKKFFNPVLSKYAYGWLSKSIEQFLSESNIEDIQQLLFYNSESGIPLTKFVEKLCRKLESFVSGVNKQFAFQENEVFPIFRKNCRNGMQERLLSLSLHMMPLGLLKCVITWFSVRLSEKESRSILYCIKKGNNSVCKAFSSLLHEWFRIGYSGKTSIEKFRLDLQTMFKRRCFKSPEQIKEAHGFSFLNSEKQLYKISDQNSLSCSSSSGSSNVNKHEIPYSIGINLHIFFPATVGKLYQYPALHAAELSSISFLDDPKPIDLIFFFHKAIKKDLEFLVLGSAQLEKNGKLLMDFQKRFHLIYFLHQIHSDAEDEIVFPALEARGKLKNISHAYTFDHKHEIEHFNKISHILDKMSRLHLSVSTTDSNVKEAGLMRYQHLCRKLQEMCKSMHTSLSNHINREEIEIWPIIRKFFTNQEQGKIMGCMLGRIRAEILQDMIPWLMASLTQEEQHVSMFLWSMATKNTMFGEWLGEWWDGYSLAKVTEGSNDAPPQPVEPMEIISKYLSEEILNELQEESSANKSINFLEKDRVGDNVELSNCNHNDNVKVHNAEKKDNQCSKSTNQFHDHDKHACNEVADFINPVVNVGKSSKLCDESGRYDRLLKLSQDDLETVIRRVSRDSCLDPQKKSYIIQNLLMSRWIISQQISSTEVSIKNDEPEFPGKHPSYRDPLKLIYGCKHYKRNCKLFAPCCNQLHTCIHCHNDESDHSIDRKSITKMMCMKCLMIQPIGATCSTISCNLSMAKYYCRICKLFDDEREIYHCPYCNLCRVGKGLGVDYFHCMNCNACMSRSLMAHTCREKHLEDNCPICHEYIFTSCSPVKALPCGHVMHSTCFQEYTSFNYICPICSKSLGDMQVYFRMLDALLAEESISDEMSGQTQLQAILCNDCEKKGSTPFHWLYHKCPSCGSYNTRVL